In one Parageobacillus genomosp. 1 genomic region, the following are encoded:
- a CDS encoding DegT/DnrJ/EryC1/StrS family aminotransferase yields the protein MLDERVEARRAIFECYVQALGDIEDVHFMPELEGAISNHWLTMLTIDQQTLGVTSMDIINALAKGNIEARPVWKPLHL from the coding sequence ATGTTGGACGAGCGGGTGGAAGCAAGACGAGCGATTTTTGAATGTTATGTGCAAGCGTTAGGGGATATCGAAGACGTTCACTTTATGCCTGAATTGGAAGGCGCGATATCCAACCACTGGCTGACGATGTTGACAATCGATCAGCAAACGCTTGGCGTAACGTCGATGGATATTATCAACGCGCTTGCGAAGGGAAATATTGAAGCGCGTCCTGTATGGAAGCCGCTTCATTTGTAG
- the galE gene encoding UDP-glucose 4-epimerase GalE, whose product MKREKILVTGGAGYIGSHTCVELLNAGYDIVVVDSFSNSKPESLKRVSEITGKEFNFYKVDLLNRDELEMVFSENPIDAVIHFAGLKAVGESVAIPLRYYHNNITGTLILCEVMQKYGVKKMVFSSSATVYGVPERIPISEDFPLKATNPYGRTKLMIEEILRDLYVSDNSWGIALLRYFNPIGAHPSGRIGEDPNGIPNNLMPYITQVAVGKLKELRVFGNDYPTVDGTGVRDYIHVVDLAIGHVKALEKVMNTTGVEAYNLGTGRGYSVLELVSAFEKVTGIKIPYKIVGRRPGDVAICYADPTKAKEELGWVATRGIEEMCRDAWRWQSSNPNGYQEEVLVRN is encoded by the coding sequence ATGAAGAGAGAAAAAATATTAGTGACCGGCGGCGCTGGCTATATCGGCAGTCATACCTGCGTGGAATTGTTGAATGCAGGTTATGACATTGTTGTTGTCGATTCGTTTTCTAATAGTAAGCCAGAATCGTTGAAACGGGTAAGCGAGATTACGGGGAAAGAGTTTAATTTTTATAAGGTCGATTTGCTTAATAGAGATGAACTTGAAATGGTGTTTTCTGAAAATCCAATTGATGCGGTAATACATTTTGCTGGTCTTAAAGCAGTTGGGGAGTCGGTAGCGATTCCCCTTCGTTATTATCATAACAATATTACTGGCACGTTAATATTATGTGAAGTGATGCAAAAATATGGAGTGAAGAAAATGGTATTCAGCTCCTCGGCAACTGTATACGGTGTGCCAGAGCGTATACCAATTTCTGAGGATTTTCCTCTCAAAGCAACCAATCCTTACGGGCGAACGAAATTGATGATTGAAGAGATTTTACGAGATTTATATGTATCCGATAACAGCTGGGGCATTGCCCTTTTACGCTATTTTAATCCGATTGGTGCTCATCCAAGCGGTCGTATTGGAGAAGATCCGAATGGCATCCCGAATAATTTAATGCCGTATATTACGCAAGTGGCGGTAGGAAAATTAAAAGAGCTTCGCGTGTTTGGCAATGACTATCCAACGGTAGATGGTACTGGAGTTCGCGATTATATTCATGTCGTTGATTTAGCAATCGGACATGTGAAAGCATTGGAGAAAGTAATGAACACAACAGGAGTAGAGGCGTATAATCTCGGCACAGGACGGGGATACAGCGTTCTTGAGCTTGTATCTGCTTTTGAAAAAGTGACAGGAATTAAAATTCCGTACAAAATTGTCGGTCGTCGTCCAGGCGATGTAGCCATTTGTTATGCTGACCCAACTAAAGCAAAAGAGGAGTTAGGTTGGGTTGCTACAAGAGGGATTGAAGAAATGTGCCGTGATGCTTGGCGGTGGCAGTCAAGTAATCCGAATGGGTATCAGGAGGAAGTGTTAGTAAGGAATTAA
- a CDS encoding N-acetylneuraminate synthase family protein produces MTQISINGKSITRDGNNVYLIAEAGVNHGGNIEIAKDMIRKAAEAGADAIKFQTYKAEKLASKNSPAYWDRTKEKSASQYELFKKYDAFWIDEYKVLAEYCKECGIDFLSTPFDSESAEFLNELMPAFKIASADLTNHPFLKQIARYGKPIILSTGASTLGEIAEAVRVIEEEGNSQIALLHCVLSYPTKNEDAHLNMITHLKEVFPQYVIGYSDHTIPDPSMMTLNTAVFLGARIIEKHYTFDKTLEGNDHYHAMDENDIKVFKNNMKIYFDVLGKKYKEPLEAEKQAIKYARRSLVATQDIPKGTVITEEMLTWKRPGTGISPKYIEFVIGREAKVDIKEDDILTWEMV; encoded by the coding sequence ATGACTCAAATTAGTATTAATGGTAAAAGTATTACTAGAGATGGTAATAATGTTTATTTAATAGCCGAAGCAGGGGTTAATCATGGCGGTAATATTGAAATTGCAAAAGACATGATTCGAAAAGCAGCTGAAGCAGGCGCTGATGCAATTAAATTTCAAACATATAAGGCAGAAAAGCTTGCATCTAAGAATTCTCCAGCATACTGGGATCGTACAAAAGAAAAAAGTGCCTCGCAATATGAATTATTTAAAAAGTATGATGCATTTTGGATTGACGAATATAAAGTTTTAGCAGAATATTGTAAGGAATGTGGAATCGATTTTCTTTCGACCCCGTTCGATAGTGAATCAGCAGAGTTTTTAAATGAGTTAATGCCTGCGTTTAAAATCGCTTCAGCAGATTTAACAAATCATCCTTTCTTAAAACAAATTGCTAGATACGGTAAACCGATTATTTTATCTACAGGTGCTTCAACATTAGGAGAAATAGCTGAAGCTGTAAGAGTTATTGAGGAGGAAGGAAACTCTCAAATTGCACTATTACATTGTGTTCTTTCTTATCCTACAAAAAATGAGGATGCACATTTAAATATGATTACACATTTAAAAGAGGTATTCCCACAATATGTCATTGGTTATTCTGATCATACAATACCTGATCCGTCAATGATGACTTTAAATACAGCTGTATTTTTAGGAGCTAGAATTATTGAAAAACATTATACGTTTGATAAGACTCTTGAAGGAAACGATCATTATCATGCAATGGATGAAAATGACATTAAAGTGTTTAAGAATAATATGAAAATTTACTTTGATGTTCTTGGTAAAAAATATAAAGAGCCATTGGAGGCAGAAAAACAGGCAATTAAATATGCAAGAAGAAGTCTGGTGGCAACACAAGATATACCAAAAGGAACAGTCATAACAGAAGAAATGTTAACATGGAAGCGCCCGGGAACAGGAATTTCTCCGAAATACATTGAGTTTGTAATTGGGCGCGAAGCAAAAGTAGATATTAAAGAAGACGATATTTTAACATGGGAAATGGTGTAA
- the pseG gene encoding UDP-2,4-diacetamido-2,4,6-trideoxy-beta-L-altropyranose hydrolase codes for MNTLVVIPARGGSKGIPRKNIRHLNGKPLIGYSIETAKKSKYVDKVIVSTDDTEIASIAEKYGAEIMFRPKHLASDEVPLDPVIYDVVDNLEKKGMSFEYIVTIQPTSPLLRTETLDKVIEILIDGDYDTVLTAVDDRHLAWTKENGMFIPKYKERKNRQYLPPEYRETGAVLASKRSVITPDSRIGKKVTLYEVDKFESVDIDSPMDWWIAEKILKRKKVVIRVDGYKEIGLGHVYRALTLAHNIMDHELIFLMDEQHELGIDIVKQQNFRVETFVNNSLNKIAELSPDIVINDILDTSKEYILALKEMGIKVYNFEDLGDGAEFADGVFNALYPGSVPSENFYTGEKYYCARNEFLNAKTKEITEKVENVLITFGGTDPNNLTLKTLKAISKSKYDFNITIILGPGYLNSESLYEEVNKLDRQISVFHHVKNMAEHMYNADIIFSSAGRTMYEIAMIGTPAIIIAQNYREMTHLFGHNYNGFVNLGIHHEVSDETILNTFNRLINDIELRKIMNRRMLSHDLKNGISRVLSIIFNDEQK; via the coding sequence ATGAATACCTTAGTAGTTATTCCTGCTAGGGGTGGTTCAAAAGGAATTCCAAGGAAAAATATTCGCCATTTAAATGGCAAACCACTAATTGGATACTCCATAGAAACAGCAAAAAAATCGAAGTATGTTGATAAGGTGATTGTGTCTACAGATGATACTGAAATTGCATCTATAGCAGAAAAGTATGGTGCAGAGATTATGTTTAGACCTAAACATTTGGCATCTGATGAAGTTCCTCTTGACCCTGTTATTTATGATGTAGTTGATAATTTGGAGAAAAAAGGTATGTCATTTGAATATATAGTTACAATTCAACCAACCTCACCTTTGCTAAGAACTGAGACCCTAGATAAAGTTATTGAAATTCTAATCGATGGAGACTATGATACAGTTTTGACAGCTGTAGATGATCGTCATTTAGCATGGACAAAAGAAAATGGGATGTTTATCCCTAAATATAAAGAAAGAAAAAATAGACAGTATCTTCCGCCTGAATACCGTGAAACAGGAGCTGTTTTAGCATCTAAAAGAAGTGTCATTACTCCGGATAGTCGAATCGGTAAAAAAGTGACTCTATATGAAGTTGATAAATTTGAAAGTGTTGATATAGATTCGCCGATGGATTGGTGGATTGCTGAAAAAATCTTAAAAAGAAAAAAAGTAGTTATTAGAGTAGATGGGTATAAGGAAATTGGTTTGGGACATGTTTATCGTGCACTTACATTAGCGCATAATATTATGGATCATGAACTTATTTTTCTAATGGATGAGCAACATGAATTGGGTATTGATATTGTAAAACAACAAAATTTTAGAGTAGAAACTTTTGTTAATAATTCTCTAAATAAGATTGCTGAGCTGAGTCCAGATATTGTGATAAATGATATTTTAGATACATCTAAAGAATATATCCTAGCTCTGAAAGAAATGGGGATTAAGGTATACAATTTTGAAGACTTGGGTGATGGTGCTGAATTTGCTGATGGTGTTTTTAATGCTCTATATCCAGGTTCCGTTCCATCTGAAAATTTTTATACTGGTGAGAAATATTATTGTGCAAGAAATGAGTTTTTAAATGCAAAAACTAAAGAAATAACTGAAAAGGTCGAAAATGTACTAATTACATTTGGGGGAACAGATCCTAATAATTTAACATTAAAAACACTTAAAGCTATATCAAAATCAAAATATGATTTTAATATTACAATTATTCTTGGACCAGGTTATCTAAATTCTGAAAGTCTATATGAAGAAGTAAATAAGTTAGATAGGCAAATAAGCGTTTTTCATCATGTTAAAAATATGGCTGAACATATGTATAATGCAGATATTATTTTTTCGTCTGCAGGAAGAACAATGTATGAAATTGCGATGATTGGAACACCAGCAATAATTATTGCTCAAAACTATCGAGAAATGACTCATCTTTTTGGACACAACTATAATGGTTTTGTAAATTTAGGTATACATCACGAAGTAAGTGATGAAACCATTTTAAATACGTTTAACCGGTTGATTAATGATATAGAGTTAAGGAAAATTATGAATAGACGTATGCTTAGTCATGATTTAAAAAATGGAATTAGTAGAGTATTAAGTATTATCTTTAATGATGAACAAAAATAA